Proteins encoded together in one Thermococcus gammatolerans EJ3 window:
- a CDS encoding nucleotidyltransferase family protein → MIKKAVIPIGGEATRLRPLTIETSKGLVRLLNKPILEHSILSLARDGVEEVYLGVKGYVNYTTLFDYFREGYWLKKKYGLEKEVRIRYMPRYESTTNGDAVWYTMHYYGIREPVVVIQGDNIYQLNIGEMYEWHRKKGAFMTIALQPVDDVTGFGVAKIDDDYRIEYFVEKPSPEEAPSNLANTGIYILSKDFWSFLEDEWAAEMREERKLDFGGDIIPALIEHGYAVYGYPMKGYWFDIGTPERYLRAAMYLLHHLSPEDMEAVEITRDVYMQGKSEMSERLRRRIREMIKRGELLVEGKVLLGRHISIGKGTALEDAIIDNYSMVGKSCEILHSVVMDRVKLGNNVRIMNSIIGRHVEIGDNVRIVNSVIGDNAIISDNVRMYNVKIWPHEFVEKGATLEHYTVRHMAPKR, encoded by the coding sequence ATGATCAAGAAAGCGGTTATACCAATAGGAGGTGAAGCAACGAGACTCAGGCCCCTCACGATAGAGACCTCCAAGGGGCTCGTCAGGCTGTTAAACAAGCCCATTCTCGAACACTCGATACTGAGCCTCGCAAGGGATGGTGTTGAGGAGGTTTACCTCGGTGTCAAAGGTTACGTCAATTACACCACTCTTTTCGATTACTTCCGTGAGGGCTACTGGCTGAAGAAGAAATACGGGCTTGAGAAAGAGGTTAGGATAAGGTATATGCCTCGGTACGAGAGCACAACGAACGGAGACGCGGTCTGGTACACGATGCACTATTACGGCATCAGAGAACCCGTAGTCGTTATTCAGGGTGACAACATATACCAGCTCAACATAGGGGAGATGTACGAGTGGCACAGGAAGAAAGGAGCCTTCATGACGATAGCCCTCCAGCCTGTGGACGATGTCACGGGATTCGGGGTAGCGAAGATAGACGACGATTACAGGATAGAGTACTTCGTTGAGAAGCCGAGCCCAGAGGAGGCCCCCAGCAATCTAGCCAACACCGGAATCTACATACTCTCCAAGGACTTCTGGAGCTTCCTTGAGGACGAATGGGCGGCTGAGATGCGCGAGGAAAGGAAACTGGATTTCGGAGGCGACATAATTCCCGCGCTCATAGAGCATGGCTATGCCGTTTACGGCTACCCCATGAAGGGGTACTGGTTTGATATAGGAACTCCCGAGAGGTACCTGAGGGCGGCGATGTACTTACTCCACCACCTATCCCCCGAGGACATGGAGGCCGTTGAGATAACCCGAGACGTGTATATGCAGGGTAAGTCGGAGATGTCAGAAAGGTTGAGGCGCAGGATAAGGGAAATGATAAAGCGCGGCGAGCTCCTAGTTGAGGGAAAGGTTCTGCTCGGGAGGCACATCTCCATAGGGAAAGGAACTGCCCTGGAGGACGCCATAATCGACAACTACTCCATGGTGGGGAAGAGCTGCGAGATCCTCCACTCAGTCGTCATGGACAGGGTAAAGCTCGGGAACAACGTGAGGATAATGAACTCGATAATAGGGAGGCACGTTGAAATAGGGGACAACGTGAGAATCGTGAACTCGGTCATAGGTGACAATGCAATAATAAGCGACAACGTGAGAATGTACAACGTCAAGATATGGCCCCACGAGTTCGTGGAGAAAGGGGCGACGCTCGAGCACTACACCGTAAGGCACATGGCGCCAAAAAGATGA
- the nadC gene encoding carboxylating nicotinate-nucleotide diphosphorylase: MVGLNYLLRFLEEDSPFGDVTSEAVIPEGTKARAVIIAKQDGVIAGVEEAKALFEYFGAKVSARKHDGEEVKRGDVILELEGDARAILLVERTALNVMGRMSGIATEVRKLVERVKAVNPKVRVAGTRKSLLKPIDKRAIIIGGGEPHRFSLSDAMLIKDNHLALVPLEEAIRRAKSFSVYKVVEVEVESLEDALRAAKVGADVILLDNMSPGEIAETIDALKREGLRDRVKIEVSGGITPENIEEYAKLDVDVISLGYLTHSVKNFDVSLEVIGKM, encoded by the coding sequence ATGGTGGGGCTTAACTACCTGCTCCGGTTTCTTGAGGAGGATTCGCCGTTCGGCGACGTGACGAGCGAGGCGGTGATTCCCGAGGGCACTAAAGCAAGGGCTGTAATCATTGCAAAGCAGGACGGGGTTATAGCGGGCGTTGAAGAAGCTAAAGCCCTCTTCGAGTACTTCGGGGCCAAGGTTTCGGCCAGAAAGCACGACGGCGAGGAGGTGAAAAGGGGAGACGTGATCCTCGAGCTCGAGGGGGATGCGAGGGCAATCCTGCTCGTCGAGAGGACCGCTTTGAACGTCATGGGCAGGATGAGCGGCATAGCGACAGAGGTGAGGAAGCTAGTCGAGAGGGTTAAAGCCGTGAACCCAAAGGTTCGCGTTGCGGGGACGAGGAAGAGCCTTCTCAAGCCGATAGACAAGAGGGCCATAATCATCGGCGGCGGCGAGCCGCACCGCTTCTCGCTGAGCGATGCAATGCTCATCAAGGACAACCACTTAGCTTTAGTTCCGCTGGAGGAAGCCATAAGGCGGGCCAAATCCTTCAGCGTTTACAAGGTCGTTGAGGTCGAGGTTGAGAGCCTCGAAGATGCTCTCCGGGCGGCAAAAGTCGGGGCGGACGTGATACTGCTCGACAACATGAGCCCCGGAGAGATAGCGGAGACGATTGATGCGTTAAAGCGCGAGGGCCTGCGAGATAGGGTGAAAATCGAGGTCTCAGGTGGGATAACGCCTGAGAACATTGAGGAATATGCAAAGCTCGATGTCGACGTGATAAGCCTCGGCTATCTAACTCACTCGGTTAAGAACTTCGACGTGAGCCTTGAGGTTATCGGCAAAATGTGA
- a CDS encoding ABC transporter ATP-binding protein gives MLLECSGLSKSYGDTKALDNVSFKLSEGLSFILGPNGSGKTTFIKILSGITYPDAGEIKVLGKDYGDLTKGEISFSFEKTNLSPSIKVGEYLSAIGEWRGEDNSREVMEMFELRNVESKRFSELSQGYKRRFLVASAFVGSPKVVFLDEPFSNVDIVAKKRMMEVFMELKRERNIVIVSHVFTNIEEIDSLVVLYNGKVLRNLHGKELQDIGGFKAVFSDGSVVVNDLDELVERIRNGQRPVSIKPVTLEDWLMDFF, from the coding sequence ATGCTTTTAGAGTGCTCGGGTTTGAGTAAATCCTACGGCGACACGAAGGCGCTCGACAACGTCAGCTTTAAGCTGAGCGAGGGACTCTCGTTTATCCTCGGACCCAACGGAAGCGGGAAGACAACGTTCATAAAGATACTAAGCGGCATAACATATCCCGATGCCGGCGAAATAAAGGTTTTGGGCAAGGACTACGGGGATCTGACTAAGGGGGAGATCTCCTTCTCCTTTGAAAAGACCAACCTGTCCCCCTCCATAAAGGTTGGCGAGTACCTGAGCGCAATAGGCGAGTGGAGGGGTGAGGACAATTCCCGGGAAGTAATGGAAATGTTTGAGCTCCGCAATGTTGAATCCAAGAGATTCTCTGAGCTCTCCCAGGGATACAAGCGGAGGTTTCTGGTCGCAAGCGCCTTCGTTGGCTCTCCAAAGGTCGTCTTTCTCGACGAGCCCTTCAGCAACGTGGACATAGTGGCCAAGAAGAGGATGATGGAGGTTTTCATGGAGCTCAAGCGGGAGCGCAACATAGTCATCGTCTCCCACGTTTTCACGAACATCGAGGAAATAGACAGCCTCGTCGTGCTCTACAACGGAAAGGTTCTCAGAAACCTCCACGGGAAAGAACTCCAAGATATCGGGGGCTTCAAGGCAGTATTCTCCGATGGGTCGGTCGTTGTCAACGATTTGGACGAGCTGGTAGAGAGGATTAGAAACGGCCAGAGACCTGTTTCGATTAAACCGGTAACCCTCGAAGACTGGCTCATGGACTTCTTTTAG
- the pdxS gene encoding pyridoxal 5'-phosphate synthase lyase subunit PdxS, with amino-acid sequence MGKLDIIEKKGTERLKRGFAKMVKGGVIMDVTNAEQARIAEEAGAVAVMALHRVPADIRKAGGVARMAPIEKIQEIMDAVTIPVMAKVRIGHVAEARILEALGVDMIDESEVLTPSDPYFHIDKREFKIPFVCGNRNLGEAVRRIWEGAAMMRTKGEAGTGNIIEAVRHVRLLKDNIALLQRMTDEQIYGVAEKFAEPYLRLAFEVREISGLPKQVLENEPVYGHYTYREIVEGLYKILLEIKKLGRLPVVNFAAGGVATPADAALMMQMGMDGVFVGSGIFKSSNPPKMARAIVEAVNHWDEPDVLVEISKEIGEPMRGQDIEELEVRLEERGV; translated from the coding sequence ATGGGAAAGCTCGACATTATTGAGAAGAAAGGTACCGAGAGACTGAAGAGGGGCTTCGCCAAGATGGTCAAGGGCGGAGTCATCATGGACGTCACCAATGCCGAACAGGCGAGAATCGCTGAGGAAGCCGGAGCAGTCGCAGTCATGGCCCTCCACCGCGTTCCAGCTGACATCAGAAAAGCTGGCGGAGTCGCGAGGATGGCCCCGATAGAGAAGATCCAGGAGATAATGGACGCAGTGACCATTCCGGTTATGGCGAAGGTTAGGATCGGCCACGTCGCCGAGGCGAGAATCCTCGAAGCTTTGGGTGTTGACATGATCGACGAGAGCGAAGTTCTGACGCCGTCTGACCCGTACTTCCACATCGACAAGCGCGAGTTCAAGATTCCCTTCGTCTGCGGCAACAGGAACCTCGGGGAGGCCGTCAGGAGGATATGGGAAGGGGCCGCGATGATGAGGACGAAGGGCGAAGCTGGAACAGGAAACATCATCGAGGCCGTCAGGCACGTCAGGCTTTTGAAGGACAACATCGCCCTGCTCCAGCGCATGACCGACGAACAGATCTACGGCGTCGCCGAGAAGTTCGCCGAGCCATACCTCAGGCTGGCCTTCGAGGTCAGGGAGATCAGCGGCCTGCCAAAGCAGGTCCTCGAGAACGAGCCGGTTTACGGCCACTACACCTACCGCGAGATCGTTGAGGGCCTCTACAAGATACTCCTCGAGATAAAGAAGCTTGGCCGCCTTCCGGTCGTTAACTTCGCCGCTGGAGGAGTTGCAACGCCCGCCGATGCCGCCCTGATGATGCAGATGGGCATGGACGGCGTCTTCGTCGGTTCGGGCATCTTCAAGAGCTCCAACCCGCCGAAGATGGCGAGGGCCATAGTCGAGGCCGTGAACCACTGGGACGAGCCCGATGTGCTCGTCGAGATAAGCAAGGAAATCGGCGAGCCGATGCGCGGTCAGGACATTGAGGAGCTTGAGGTTAGGCTCGAGGAGAGGGGCGTCTGA
- the pdxT gene encoding pyridoxal 5'-phosphate synthase glutaminase subunit PdxT, which yields MVKVGVIGLQGDVSEHIEAAQRALENLGVSGEVIWLKKPEQLEGISAIIIPGGESTTISRLMQKNGLLEPVRKLGEEGLPIMGTCAGLIMLSKEVIGATPEQRFLELLDVKVNRNAYGRQVDSFEAPVKLAFSDEPFPGVFIRAPRIVELLSDKVKPIAWLGDRVVGVEQDNLIGLEFHPELTEDTRVHEYFLRKAL from the coding sequence ATGGTCAAGGTAGGCGTTATAGGCCTCCAGGGAGACGTCAGCGAGCACATCGAGGCGGCTCAAAGAGCACTCGAAAACCTCGGAGTGAGTGGAGAAGTGATCTGGCTCAAAAAACCTGAACAGCTTGAGGGGATCTCGGCGATCATAATACCTGGAGGAGAGAGCACGACGATATCGAGACTCATGCAGAAAAACGGCCTCCTCGAGCCCGTCAGGAAGCTCGGCGAAGAGGGACTCCCCATTATGGGCACCTGCGCGGGCCTGATAATGCTCTCGAAGGAGGTAATAGGCGCCACTCCAGAGCAGAGGTTCCTCGAGCTCCTCGACGTTAAAGTGAACAGAAACGCCTACGGCAGGCAGGTGGACAGCTTCGAGGCGCCGGTAAAGCTCGCCTTCAGCGATGAGCCGTTTCCGGGAGTTTTCATACGTGCCCCGAGGATAGTGGAGCTCCTCAGCGACAAGGTGAAGCCTATTGCGTGGCTCGGCGACAGGGTTGTTGGCGTCGAGCAGGATAACCTCATCGGCCTCGAGTTCCACCCGGAGCTGACGGAGGACACGAGGGTCCACGAGTACTTCCTGCGGAAGGCACTTTGA
- the fdhF gene encoding formate dehydrogenase subunit alpha — protein sequence MKTVVCPFCGFGCRLLVDEKSMRAKPYPGQPNRGKLCPKGLYSLEFVRSQGRLKRPLKRVGSAMVPISWGVAVEEIANKLLEIRELYGPDAVAFLSSSKISNEENYLLQKIARLFGTNNIDNCARLCHEASVHALKLAVGTGAQTNPYEDLENFNAVLIWGYNPAETHPVVMNYVLRAKRRGAKVIVVDVRETRTMAFADYKLIIKPGTDIVLANAMANVITGEELYDEEFVRSRTSGFSEVRMAVMKYTPEYAETVTGIPAETIREVARAFALAGSGAIMWGMGLTQHVSGVENVLAVINLALLLGYIGEKGGLYPMRGQNNVQGAAYMGALSEFLPGYVPLTDERFRKRVASLWGVDDLPTERGLYLTELWDAIERSDLKALYIVGENPAVSEADFTRVRRALRKLDLLVVQDVFMTRTARYAHYVLPASAFCEKEGSYMNSERRIQWSHKVCEPYADSKPDWEILAMLGRALGLPGFNYTRVEEITVEYFRLFPELEERSVDELKNGEGIFLPRKRLHTWEFATPDGKARFMAVERISPWEEPSEEFPLILTTVRLINHYNTGEMTLRSPSLVKLMGEPKVMINEKDAKRLGITDGDWVDIETRRGRIRMRAKVGGVPEGLVAIPFHFKANRITSPALNKAGTPEFKFSACRVKKMKAP from the coding sequence GTGAAAACGGTCGTGTGCCCCTTCTGCGGCTTCGGGTGCAGGCTCCTCGTTGACGAGAAGAGCATGAGGGCCAAACCTTATCCGGGTCAGCCGAACAGGGGGAAGCTCTGCCCCAAAGGCCTCTACTCGCTCGAGTTCGTCCGCTCCCAGGGAAGGCTGAAGAGGCCCCTCAAGAGGGTTGGTTCCGCAATGGTTCCAATCAGCTGGGGGGTTGCGGTAGAGGAGATAGCGAACAAGCTCCTCGAGATTAGGGAGCTCTACGGTCCCGATGCGGTGGCGTTTCTTTCGTCCTCGAAAATCAGCAACGAGGAAAACTACCTCCTCCAGAAGATTGCACGCCTGTTTGGCACGAACAACATAGACAACTGCGCAAGGCTGTGCCACGAAGCGAGCGTTCACGCGCTCAAGCTCGCCGTCGGAACCGGCGCGCAGACGAACCCCTATGAAGACCTTGAGAACTTCAACGCCGTCCTGATATGGGGATATAACCCCGCTGAAACGCACCCCGTCGTTATGAACTATGTCCTCAGGGCCAAGAGGAGAGGGGCTAAGGTAATCGTCGTGGACGTCAGGGAAACGCGGACGATGGCCTTTGCTGATTACAAACTCATAATAAAGCCCGGGACAGACATAGTCCTGGCTAACGCGATGGCGAACGTGATAACCGGGGAGGAGCTCTACGACGAGGAGTTCGTTCGCTCTAGGACGAGCGGTTTTTCAGAGGTCAGGATGGCTGTTATGAAGTACACCCCGGAGTACGCGGAGACCGTAACTGGAATTCCAGCGGAGACGATACGGGAGGTCGCGAGGGCTTTTGCCCTGGCCGGAAGTGGGGCCATAATGTGGGGAATGGGTCTAACCCAGCACGTCTCTGGCGTTGAGAACGTTTTAGCGGTGATAAACCTTGCACTGCTCCTCGGCTACATCGGGGAAAAGGGCGGCCTCTACCCTATGCGCGGGCAGAACAACGTCCAGGGAGCGGCATATATGGGCGCGCTGAGCGAGTTCCTGCCTGGCTACGTTCCTCTCACCGACGAACGCTTTAGAAAGCGAGTCGCCTCGCTCTGGGGCGTTGACGACCTGCCGACCGAGAGGGGGCTCTACCTGACGGAGCTGTGGGATGCCATCGAAAGGAGTGACCTAAAGGCCCTCTATATTGTCGGCGAGAACCCTGCGGTGAGCGAGGCCGACTTTACGCGCGTGAGACGGGCGTTGAGAAAGCTCGACCTCCTCGTCGTTCAGGATGTCTTCATGACGAGAACAGCGCGCTACGCCCACTACGTCCTCCCTGCCTCAGCTTTCTGCGAAAAGGAGGGCTCATACATGAACAGCGAGCGAAGAATCCAGTGGAGCCACAAAGTCTGCGAGCCCTACGCTGACTCAAAGCCCGACTGGGAGATTCTGGCGATGCTCGGCCGGGCGCTCGGGCTTCCGGGCTTCAACTACACCCGAGTTGAGGAGATAACGGTAGAATACTTCCGTCTTTTCCCGGAGCTCGAGGAGAGAAGCGTTGATGAACTCAAGAACGGCGAGGGAATATTCCTGCCGAGGAAGAGGTTGCACACGTGGGAGTTCGCGACGCCCGACGGAAAGGCCCGCTTCATGGCCGTCGAGAGGATTTCACCCTGGGAGGAGCCGAGTGAGGAGTTCCCGCTGATTCTAACGACTGTCAGACTGATAAACCACTACAACACGGGCGAGATGACGCTGAGGAGTCCCTCACTAGTCAAGTTAATGGGCGAACCTAAGGTCATGATCAACGAGAAAGATGCGAAAAGGCTTGGAATCACCGATGGAGACTGGGTGGATATAGAAACGAGGCGCGGGAGAATAAGGATGCGCGCGAAGGTCGGCGGCGTCCCTGAGGGGCTCGTTGCAATCCCCTTCCACTTCAAGGCGAACCGGATTACCAGTCCGGCCCTGAACAAGGCCGGAACGCCCGAGTTCAAGTTCTCGGCGTGTCGGGTTAAGAAAATGAAGGCCCCATGA
- a CDS encoding nucleotidyltransferase domain-containing protein, protein MTSTTSTLSSEPLQFFTLQGTLHETVKNFVENHSEVFDVVLYGSTVLGKEKPNDLDLMILTRTKLPALELRNLILELKRELSKILTNAKLDIRAMSLEELFDPNNLASLGVIIEGFSLTKNKSMAELMNGKAYALFRFTLEGLPRKDRVRFQYALKGRDMKSGLLKELNGEQWGAWVVVVPIEHTYRFRDFLELWGVKYEAFTILKGADLFYKF, encoded by the coding sequence ATGACGTCCACAACCTCTACTCTCAGCTCTGAGCCCCTTCAATTTTTTACCCTCCAAGGAACACTCCACGAAACAGTCAAAAACTTCGTAGAGAATCATAGTGAGGTCTTCGACGTTGTCCTCTACGGTTCAACTGTCCTCGGGAAAGAGAAACCCAACGACCTCGACCTCATGATACTAACGAGGACGAAACTTCCCGCCTTGGAGCTTAGGAATCTCATCCTCGAACTCAAAAGAGAGCTCTCCAAAATACTCACAAATGCCAAACTCGACATCAGGGCCATGAGCCTTGAAGAGCTCTTCGACCCGAACAACCTCGCAAGCTTGGGGGTCATCATAGAGGGATTTTCTCTCACAAAGAACAAATCAATGGCAGAGCTAATGAATGGGAAAGCATATGCTCTCTTCCGTTTCACCCTTGAAGGCCTTCCGCGGAAGGACAGGGTTCGCTTCCAGTACGCGCTCAAGGGCAGGGACATGAAGAGCGGCCTCCTCAAGGAGCTGAACGGTGAACAGTGGGGGGCTTGGGTAGTTGTCGTTCCAATAGAGCACACTTACCGCTTCAGGGACTTCTTGGAGCTTTGGGGTGTAAAATATGAAGCCTTCACAATCTTAAAAGGAGCCGACTTGTTCTACAAATTTTGA
- the purF gene encoding amidophosphoribosyltransferase gives MREKCGIFATLSENSAKKAYYALLALQHRGQESAGISVWRHRIRTVSGPGLVQDVFKGPVLAKIKSNLAIAHVRYSTSGSLNETQPLETECCGMRIAVAHNGTLTNFRPLRERYEKLGVRFRHSVDSELLGISFLWHLHETGDEFEAMRAVFGEVKGAYSVALLFDGKILVARDPVGFRPLSYGTGDGHYFASEDSALRLFVNESENGEIRDVEPGEVFLLSENGVESKVLARESHHHCVFEYIYFARPDSVLDRTNVYSARVRMGVELARESPAEADVVIAVPDSGRAAALGFSRESGIPYAEGLIKNRYIGRTFITPGQFNRELKVKLKLSPVREVIAGKRVVLVDDSIVRGTTMKRIVAMLRKAGAREVHVRIASPPIRYPCYMGIDIPTRHELIAAFGGVEKVREAIGADSLAYLSVEGLKRAVGREDLCLACLTGEYPEWAFRF, from the coding sequence ATGCGAGAGAAGTGCGGAATCTTTGCAACGCTCTCGGAGAACTCAGCAAAGAAGGCATACTACGCCCTGCTCGCTCTCCAGCACCGCGGACAGGAGAGCGCGGGAATAAGCGTCTGGAGGCATAGAATAAGAACCGTCTCCGGACCGGGTCTTGTCCAGGATGTTTTTAAGGGACCGGTTTTGGCCAAAATTAAGTCAAACCTCGCAATAGCACACGTCCGCTACTCCACCTCCGGCTCGCTCAACGAGACCCAGCCCCTCGAAACGGAGTGCTGTGGGATGAGAATCGCGGTGGCGCACAACGGGACGCTCACCAACTTCAGACCCCTCCGCGAGAGGTATGAAAAGCTCGGCGTCAGGTTTCGCCACTCCGTTGACTCCGAACTGCTCGGGATTTCCTTCCTCTGGCACCTCCACGAGACGGGGGACGAGTTCGAGGCTATGAGAGCCGTTTTTGGCGAAGTCAAAGGTGCCTACTCCGTTGCACTCCTCTTCGACGGCAAAATCCTCGTGGCGAGGGACCCCGTTGGCTTCAGGCCCCTGAGCTACGGAACCGGGGATGGCCACTATTTCGCGAGCGAGGATTCTGCATTAAGGTTATTCGTTAACGAGTCTGAGAACGGAGAAATAAGGGACGTTGAACCCGGAGAGGTCTTCCTCCTCTCGGAAAACGGCGTTGAGAGCAAGGTTCTCGCCAGGGAAAGCCACCACCACTGCGTTTTCGAGTACATCTACTTCGCGAGGCCGGACAGCGTCCTGGACAGGACAAATGTTTACAGCGCGAGGGTCAGGATGGGAGTAGAGCTAGCCCGAGAGAGCCCGGCCGAGGCTGACGTTGTCATAGCGGTTCCCGATTCTGGAAGAGCCGCCGCCCTCGGCTTCTCACGGGAGAGCGGGATTCCCTACGCTGAAGGCCTGATAAAGAACCGCTACATCGGGAGGACCTTTATAACCCCTGGCCAGTTCAACCGTGAGCTGAAGGTCAAGCTCAAGCTCTCGCCGGTTAGGGAAGTTATCGCCGGGAAGAGGGTCGTTCTGGTCGACGATTCCATAGTCAGGGGCACGACGATGAAGAGAATCGTCGCGATGCTCAGGAAGGCCGGCGCGAGGGAAGTCCACGTCAGAATCGCCTCGCCGCCGATAAGGTACCCCTGCTACATGGGTATCGACATCCCCACGAGGCACGAGCTCATAGCGGCCTTCGGAGGGGTGGAAAAGGTTAGGGAAGCAATAGGCGCCGACAGCCTGGCTTACCTCAGCGTTGAGGGCCTGAAGAGGGCCGTTGGCAGGGAAGATCTCTGTCTGGCATGTCTCACGGGTGAGTATCCGGAGTGGGCGTTCAGGTTTTAA
- the purC gene encoding phosphoribosylaminoimidazolesuccinocarboxamide synthase translates to MEVYEGKAKRVIPLDDGKVILEFKDDATAFDGKKKARFKGKGWLNAQISAVLFKVLEENGIKTHFIGIAGDNRLIVERLKMYPLEVVVRNVVAGSLKKRLPLEEGTELPEPIVELYYKDDGLGDPMINHYHAKVLGVSEEEVREMERIALKVNEVLRKYFTERGIILVDFKLEFGKNERGEIVLGDEISPDTCRFWDAETKESLDKDVFRFDKGDLISAYEKLYERLTGESPTHR, encoded by the coding sequence GTGGAGGTATACGAGGGTAAGGCCAAGAGGGTAATCCCGCTCGACGATGGAAAGGTCATCCTTGAGTTCAAGGACGATGCCACCGCCTTCGATGGCAAAAAGAAGGCCCGGTTCAAGGGTAAGGGCTGGCTCAACGCCCAGATCAGCGCGGTTCTATTCAAAGTTCTTGAGGAGAACGGAATAAAGACTCACTTCATCGGAATCGCTGGGGACAACAGGCTTATCGTCGAGCGCTTGAAGATGTACCCCCTCGAGGTTGTCGTCAGGAACGTTGTCGCCGGAAGCCTGAAGAAGCGCCTCCCCCTTGAAGAGGGCACGGAGCTTCCTGAGCCGATAGTTGAGCTCTACTACAAGGACGACGGCCTCGGCGACCCGATGATTAACCATTACCACGCCAAGGTTCTGGGGGTAAGCGAGGAGGAAGTCAGGGAAATGGAGAGAATTGCCCTCAAGGTCAACGAGGTTCTCAGGAAGTATTTCACCGAGCGCGGGATAATCCTCGTGGACTTCAAGCTCGAGTTTGGGAAGAATGAGAGGGGAGAGATAGTCCTCGGGGACGAGATTAGCCCGGACACCTGCCGATTCTGGGACGCAGAAACGAAGGAGAGCCTTGACAAGGATGTCTTCCGCTTTGACAAAGGTGACCTGATTTCAGCTTATGAGAAGCTCTACGAGAGGCTTACCGGTGAATCTCCGACTCATAGATGA
- the purM gene encoding phosphoribosylformylglycinamidine cyclo-ligase, translated as MLTYAQAGVDDEKTVRALKNIIGLARETFKFRRGKPGEPAENLGHYSALLDFGNFYLAMTTDGVGTKVLVAEAVGKFNTIGIDMIAMNVNDLLCVGAEPIALVDYLAVREPDEKIFAEIAKGLYAGAEKAGIAIVGGETAVMPDLINGFDLAGTAIGIVEKGKVITGEEMRPDDAVIGISSSGIHSNGLTLARKLLIPKYGLDYEYEGRKLWEWLLEPTRIYVRAVLELLERVEVHGLAHITGGGLINLKRLTNYGFSLEMPPIEGIFKLIHENGVPLEEMFRVFNMGVGFVAIVPPEEKEEALGILNKYYESFELGRVTKEPGIRVENYGIKL; from the coding sequence ATGCTGACCTATGCCCAGGCCGGAGTGGACGATGAGAAAACTGTCAGAGCTTTGAAAAACATCATAGGCCTTGCGAGGGAGACGTTCAAGTTCAGGAGGGGAAAGCCCGGGGAGCCTGCAGAAAACCTCGGCCACTACTCTGCGCTCCTCGACTTTGGGAACTTTTACCTCGCTATGACGACAGACGGCGTCGGAACGAAGGTTCTCGTCGCTGAGGCGGTTGGCAAGTTCAACACGATAGGGATAGACATGATAGCGATGAACGTGAACGACCTGCTCTGCGTTGGGGCTGAGCCTATAGCCCTCGTTGACTACCTCGCCGTTCGCGAGCCGGATGAGAAAATATTTGCCGAGATAGCGAAAGGCCTCTACGCTGGAGCGGAAAAGGCGGGGATAGCGATAGTGGGCGGGGAAACGGCTGTGATGCCTGACCTCATAAACGGCTTCGATTTGGCAGGAACTGCCATCGGAATCGTCGAGAAGGGGAAGGTAATCACCGGCGAGGAGATGAGGCCCGATGACGCTGTAATAGGAATTTCGAGCTCGGGAATCCACTCCAACGGCCTGACCCTCGCGAGGAAGCTCCTAATCCCGAAGTACGGCCTCGACTACGAGTACGAGGGAAGAAAACTCTGGGAGTGGCTTTTGGAACCAACGAGGATTTACGTGAGGGCGGTTCTTGAACTGCTCGAAAGGGTAGAGGTTCATGGGCTGGCCCACATAACCGGGGGAGGACTGATCAACCTCAAGCGCCTCACGAACTACGGCTTCTCCCTTGAGATGCCTCCAATAGAGGGAATATTCAAGCTAATCCACGAGAACGGCGTTCCGCTGGAGGAGATGTTCAGGGTCTTCAACATGGGTGTGGGCTTCGTCGCGATTGTTCCCCCGGAGGAGAAGGAGGAGGCTCTGGGGATTCTCAACAAGTATTATGAGAGCTTTGAGCTCGGAAGGGTTACAAAGGAGCCCGGAATAAGGGTCGAGAACTACGGGATAAAGCTTTAA